One part of the Streptomyces sp. NBC_00286 genome encodes these proteins:
- a CDS encoding PaaI family thioesterase has protein sequence MPTPNTEWAGSDFQEPPRTPGGVALCGACRAAGACRLGVDKERLGDDGMAWFELACPRSQEGGPNVAHGGWTAAVMDECLGHLPLLNRVLSVTAELTVSFVRPVPVERPVQVRAWVERREGSRWYIAGEMTLLPSGAVLARASGIWVTRDPGHFARHEAWLADQ, from the coding sequence ATGCCGACACCGAACACCGAGTGGGCCGGATCGGACTTCCAGGAGCCGCCGCGTACGCCGGGCGGAGTCGCGTTGTGCGGAGCCTGTCGCGCGGCAGGCGCGTGCCGCCTGGGCGTGGACAAGGAACGGCTCGGCGACGACGGCATGGCCTGGTTCGAACTGGCCTGTCCGCGCTCCCAGGAAGGCGGGCCGAACGTAGCCCACGGCGGCTGGACGGCCGCCGTCATGGACGAGTGCCTGGGCCATCTCCCCTTGCTGAACCGGGTGTTGAGCGTAACAGCCGAACTGACGGTGAGCTTCGTGAGGCCGGTTCCGGTGGAACGCCCGGTCCAGGTACGGGCCTGGGTCGAGCGGCGCGAGGGCTCGCGCTGGTACATCGCCGGCGAGATGACCCTGCTGCCGAGCGGCGCGGTGCTGGCGCGGGCGTCGGGGATCTGGGTTACACGGGATCCGGGACACTTCGCGCGCCACGAGGCGTGGCTGGCAGACCAGTGA
- a CDS encoding electron transfer flavoprotein subunit beta/FixA family protein → MKIVVCVKHVPDATADRTFTEDGTTDRDAVDSVLSELDEYAVEQALRLTESGVDAEVTYLTVGPDDAKDALRKSLAMGGDRAIHVSDDDIRGSDALGTSLVLAKAIERHGFDLVVCGMASTDGSMGVVPAMLAERLGVPAVTHLDELAVSAEDGSVTGRREGESATVRIQGTLPAVVSVTDRSGDARYPSFKGIMAAKKKPVETLDLTDLDIEPEWTGGSAARSAVDTTAKRPPRTKGEIVADEGAGGVGLAAFLTAKKFV, encoded by the coding sequence TTGAAGATCGTTGTCTGCGTGAAGCATGTGCCGGACGCCACGGCGGACCGGACGTTCACCGAGGACGGCACCACCGACCGGGACGCGGTCGACTCCGTCCTGTCGGAACTCGACGAGTACGCCGTCGAACAGGCCCTGCGCCTCACCGAGTCGGGCGTCGACGCCGAGGTCACGTATCTCACCGTCGGCCCGGACGACGCAAAGGACGCCCTGCGCAAGTCGCTCGCGATGGGCGGCGACCGCGCGATCCATGTGAGCGACGACGACATCCGGGGCAGTGACGCGCTCGGTACGTCACTGGTGCTGGCGAAGGCGATCGAGCGGCACGGCTTCGACCTGGTCGTCTGCGGGATGGCCTCGACCGACGGCTCGATGGGCGTCGTCCCGGCGATGCTGGCCGAACGGCTCGGCGTCCCGGCCGTCACCCACCTCGACGAGCTCGCGGTCTCCGCCGAGGACGGCTCGGTGACGGGCCGCCGCGAGGGCGAGTCCGCGACCGTACGCATCCAGGGCACGCTGCCGGCCGTGGTGTCGGTGACCGACCGGTCCGGCGACGCCCGCTACCCGTCCTTCAAAGGGATCATGGCGGCGAAGAAGAAGCCCGTGGAGACCCTTGATCTGACCGACCTGGACATCGAGCCGGAGTGGACCGGCGGGTCCGCCGCCCGGTCGGCGGTCGACACCACGGCCAAGCGCCCGCCGCGCACCAAGGGAGAGATCGTCGCGGACGAGGGGGCGGGCGGCGTCGGCCTGGCCGCGTTCCTCACCGCCAAGAAGTTCGTCTGA
- a CDS encoding phenylacetate--CoA ligase family protein, with product MAGDRYFEPHVETMPRDQLRARQQDRVVELVEYAYGNSAFYRELWDEHGVHPRDIRSLEDFQERIPFITKDMVRAYRARTKDPFGGLLCVPPEELTSVSSSSGTTGDPEFFAEIWEDAPPLVTAQVRDLWEVGLRPGDLVLSPPGTFRNFMDGGYQALGAVVVEVDTWLGKMHEVVEAVRTYRPAYLQMIYPQLVELEHLADKVDLKEAFSSLKGASCAGQPLSRRMRERVRDDWGIDVYEYTSAADTGTAWECREHDGFHLWEDTVFAECLDIDESGSRDVAEGDVGELVATDLDNRAAPLIRYRSEDLVRLSRGTCGCGRTHARMWVAGRRGDETLVQGRSVVLRDIWQAVEDQPETVAGVFQIVRASREVDELRLRVGYDPELTGDVEALAGRLGKAVHERTGVEPVLDLRTEEELLQTMTSVAKFPRVVKS from the coding sequence ATGGCCGGTGACAGGTACTTCGAGCCACACGTGGAGACGATGCCGCGCGATCAGCTCCGTGCGAGGCAGCAGGATCGCGTCGTGGAGCTGGTCGAGTACGCGTATGGCAACTCGGCCTTCTACCGCGAGCTCTGGGACGAACACGGGGTACATCCGCGGGACATCCGCTCCCTGGAGGACTTCCAGGAACGGATCCCCTTCATCACCAAGGACATGGTGCGCGCCTACCGCGCCCGCACCAAGGACCCCTTCGGCGGACTGCTCTGCGTCCCGCCCGAGGAGCTGACCTCCGTGTCCTCCAGTTCGGGCACCACGGGCGACCCGGAGTTCTTCGCGGAGATCTGGGAGGACGCACCGCCTCTGGTGACCGCGCAGGTGCGGGATCTGTGGGAGGTCGGGCTGCGGCCCGGGGACCTGGTGCTGAGCCCGCCCGGGACCTTCCGGAACTTCATGGACGGCGGCTACCAGGCGCTCGGTGCCGTGGTGGTCGAGGTGGACACCTGGCTCGGCAAGATGCACGAGGTCGTCGAGGCTGTGCGTACCTACCGGCCCGCCTACCTCCAGATGATCTACCCACAGCTGGTGGAGCTGGAGCACCTGGCCGACAAGGTGGACCTCAAGGAAGCGTTCTCCTCCCTCAAGGGCGCCTCGTGTGCCGGCCAGCCGCTCAGCCGCAGGATGCGCGAGCGGGTCCGTGACGACTGGGGCATCGACGTCTACGAGTACACCAGCGCGGCCGACACCGGCACCGCATGGGAGTGCCGGGAGCACGACGGCTTCCACCTCTGGGAGGACACCGTCTTCGCGGAGTGCCTGGACATCGACGAGTCCGGGAGCCGTGACGTCGCGGAGGGCGATGTCGGCGAACTGGTCGCCACTGACCTGGACAACCGGGCCGCGCCGCTGATCCGTTACCGCAGCGAGGACCTCGTACGGCTGTCCCGGGGCACCTGCGGCTGCGGACGCACCCACGCCCGGATGTGGGTGGCGGGCCGACGCGGCGACGAGACGCTGGTCCAGGGACGTTCCGTGGTCCTGCGGGACATCTGGCAGGCGGTGGAGGACCAGCCCGAGACGGTGGCGGGCGTCTTCCAGATCGTACGAGCGTCACGCGAGGTCGACGAACTGCGGCTGCGGGTCGGCTACGACCCCGAACTGACCGGCGACGTCGAGGCGCTGGCGGGGCGGCTCGGCAAGGCCGTGCACGAGCGGACCGGTGTCGAGCCGGTGCTCGATCTGCGGACCGAGGAGGAGCTGTTGCAGACCATGACCAGCGTCGCCAAGTTCCCGAGGGTGGTGAAGAGCTGA
- a CDS encoding thiolase family protein, producing MTEAVIIGTGLHPFGRFPGKPAMDMGADAVRMALADAGVNWPQIQAGYVGSFEVANPDAIVGRLGLTGVPLRGVFNGCATAGTAVAMAARAIETGEHDLTIAIGMDKHPRGAFAADPSVAGIPSWYGQTGLFLTTHFFGMKINRYMHEHGISHETLARVAAKNFGNAAGNEKAWRRTPLTVGEILASPVLNYPLRQFMYCGPDEGAAAVVMCRADQAHKYTTSTPIRVRATALRSRRFGAFEVQSPSVPVGEPVPSPTVDASRAAYEQAGIGPEDVDIAQLQDTDAGSEIIHMAENGLCKDGEQERLIAEGATEIGGRLPVNTDGGLLGNGEPIGASGLRQIHEIVLQLRGTAGTRQVPGTPRVGYTHLYGAPGVSAVTILST from the coding sequence ATGACGGAAGCGGTCATCATCGGCACGGGACTGCACCCCTTCGGCCGCTTCCCGGGCAAGCCCGCGATGGACATGGGCGCGGACGCCGTACGCATGGCGCTCGCCGACGCGGGCGTCAACTGGCCCCAGATACAAGCGGGTTACGTCGGCAGCTTCGAGGTCGCCAACCCGGACGCGATCGTCGGCCGCCTCGGCCTCACCGGCGTACCCCTGCGCGGCGTCTTCAACGGCTGCGCGACGGCCGGTACGGCGGTGGCGATGGCCGCCCGCGCCATCGAGACCGGCGAGCACGACCTGACCATCGCCATCGGCATGGACAAGCACCCGCGCGGCGCCTTCGCCGCCGACCCGTCCGTCGCCGGAATCCCCTCCTGGTACGGGCAGACCGGGCTCTTCCTCACCACCCACTTCTTCGGCATGAAGATCAACCGCTATATGCACGAGCACGGCATCTCCCACGAGACGCTCGCCCGCGTCGCGGCCAAGAACTTCGGCAACGCCGCCGGCAACGAAAAGGCCTGGCGACGTACGCCGCTCACCGTCGGGGAAATCCTGGCCTCACCGGTCCTCAACTACCCACTGCGGCAGTTCATGTACTGCGGACCGGACGAGGGCGCCGCCGCCGTCGTCATGTGCCGGGCCGACCAGGCCCACAAATACACCACCTCGACGCCCATACGGGTCCGGGCCACCGCCCTGCGCAGCCGCCGCTTCGGCGCCTTCGAGGTGCAGAGCCCGTCCGTGCCGGTGGGGGAGCCGGTGCCCAGTCCGACCGTGGACGCCTCCCGGGCCGCGTACGAGCAGGCGGGCATCGGACCCGAGGACGTCGACATCGCCCAACTCCAGGACACCGACGCCGGCTCCGAGATCATCCACATGGCCGAGAACGGGCTCTGCAAGGACGGCGAGCAGGAACGCCTGATCGCCGAGGGCGCCACCGAGATCGGCGGCCGCCTCCCCGTCAACACCGACGGCGGACTGCTCGGCAACGGCGAGCCCATCGGTGCGTCCGGACTGCGCCAGATCCACGAGATCGTGCTGCAGTTGCGCGGCACGGCCGGGACCCGGCAGGTCCCGGGCACGCCCCGCGTCGGCTACACCCACCTGTACGGCGCGCCCGGCGTGTCGGCGGTGACCATCCTGTCCACCTGA
- a CDS encoding LLM class flavin-dependent oxidoreductase — MKVGIYFDLRNPPPWQRSWSRVYGFALEMCEEADRLGLDSVWFSEHHGFEDGYLPQPLTMAAAAAARTRRVRLGTAVIPAPLHAAPEIAEQAALVDILSDGRLDLGLGTGYRVPEYQLYGADLAKRYSTTDRRVREIRELWASAAVTPGPVQNPLPIWLGYQGPQGARRAGRLGTGLLSLNPALLAPYREGLAEGGHEGSVARMQGSFTTFVTEDPDGDWPVVRKHLAYQWDSYRRYMVEGTDQPLPRPIDPEKWRETGLRANGFAQFLYGTPELVAGAIKEYVAGLPAEGVFLWASLAGMPEEMVARQVQLIAGKLRPLLADV, encoded by the coding sequence ATGAAGGTCGGCATCTACTTCGATCTGCGCAACCCGCCGCCCTGGCAACGGAGTTGGTCCCGGGTCTACGGCTTCGCCCTCGAGATGTGCGAGGAGGCGGACCGGCTGGGGCTCGACTCGGTCTGGTTCTCCGAGCACCACGGCTTCGAGGACGGCTACCTCCCACAGCCACTCACCATGGCCGCCGCCGCAGCCGCCCGCACCCGCCGCGTACGGCTGGGCACGGCCGTGATCCCCGCACCGCTGCACGCGGCACCCGAGATCGCCGAACAGGCCGCCCTCGTGGACATCCTGAGCGACGGGCGACTCGATCTCGGGCTCGGCACCGGGTATCGCGTACCCGAATACCAGCTGTACGGGGCGGATCTCGCCAAGCGCTACTCCACCACCGACCGTCGGGTCCGCGAGATCCGCGAACTGTGGGCCTCGGCTGCGGTCACCCCGGGTCCGGTCCAGAACCCGCTGCCGATCTGGCTCGGCTACCAGGGTCCGCAGGGGGCCCGGCGGGCGGGCCGGCTGGGCACGGGGCTGCTGTCACTGAATCCCGCACTGCTCGCGCCGTATCGGGAGGGGCTCGCGGAGGGCGGGCACGAGGGGTCGGTGGCGCGGATGCAGGGTTCGTTCACGACCTTTGTCACCGAGGATCCGGACGGCGACTGGCCGGTGGTGCGCAAGCACCTGGCGTACCAGTGGGACAGCTACCGCCGCTACATGGTGGAGGGCACCGACCAGCCGCTCCCCCGCCCCATCGATCCGGAGAAGTGGCGGGAGACCGGCCTGCGTGCGAACGGCTTCGCCCAATTCCTCTACGGTACGCCGGAGTTGGTGGCCGGTGCCATCAAGGAGTACGTGGCCGGGTTGCCGGCCGAGGGCGTGTTCCTGTGGGCTTCGCTGGCCGGGATGCCCGAGGAGATGGTCGCCCGGCAGGTCCAGCTGATCGCCGGGAAGCTGCGGCCGCTGTTGGCCGACGTCTGA
- a CDS encoding Zn-ribbon domain-containing OB-fold protein — protein sequence MMKQKPVADGLFTWPPTTQPRLIGTECTACGLVSFPTESHCVRCGSPEAKERLLADSGTLWTFTTQGFRPPSPPYDGSDTAATFEPYSVGYIELPGEVLVEARLTEPDPEKLSIGQRMRLTLVPYTVDVDGTEVLTFAFTPADEPNEPNEPNEPGESDQPDEPEEQS from the coding sequence ATGATGAAGCAAAAGCCTGTAGCCGACGGCCTGTTCACCTGGCCGCCCACCACCCAGCCCCGGCTCATCGGCACCGAGTGCACGGCCTGCGGACTGGTCAGCTTCCCCACCGAGTCGCACTGCGTACGCTGCGGCAGCCCGGAAGCGAAGGAGCGGCTCCTGGCCGACAGCGGCACGCTGTGGACCTTCACCACCCAGGGCTTCCGCCCACCCTCACCGCCGTACGACGGATCCGACACCGCCGCCACCTTCGAGCCGTACTCCGTCGGCTACATCGAACTCCCCGGCGAGGTCCTGGTAGAGGCTCGGCTCACCGAACCCGACCCGGAGAAGCTGAGCATCGGGCAGCGGATGCGGCTCACGCTCGTGCCCTACACCGTGGACGTCGACGGCACCGAGGTCCTGACCTTCGCGTTCACCCCGGCCGACGAGCCCAACGAGCCCAACGAGCCCAACGAGCCCGGCGAGTCCGACCAGCCCGACGAGCCCGAGGAGCAGTCATGA
- a CDS encoding electron transfer flavoprotein subunit alpha/FixB family protein, producing the protein MAEILVLVDHVDGTVRKPTLELLTLARRLGEPSAVFLGPGADAATDVLGTYGAQKVYVVDAPEVAEHLVTPAVDALAQIAASSGPGAVLLPSSLDGKETAARLAVRLESGLITDAVDITADQDGRPVTEQSVFAATYQVTAHVTEGVPVITVKPNATAPEPAPATPVVEKVDVTFGPTATATRVLSRTPRVGGDRPELTEADVVVSGGRGVNGAENFAIIEALADSLGAAVGASRAAVDAGWYPHSHQVGQTGTQVSPQLYVAAGISGAIQHRAGMQTSKTIVAVNKDADAPIFELADYGVVGDLFKVLPQLVEEIDRRRG; encoded by the coding sequence ATGGCCGAGATCCTCGTCCTCGTCGACCATGTCGACGGCACCGTACGCAAGCCGACCCTCGAACTCCTCACCCTGGCACGCCGGTTGGGCGAGCCCTCCGCCGTGTTCCTCGGGCCGGGCGCGGACGCCGCGACCGACGTCCTCGGCACGTACGGCGCACAGAAGGTGTACGTCGTGGACGCCCCGGAGGTCGCGGAGCACCTGGTCACTCCGGCCGTCGACGCCCTCGCGCAGATCGCCGCGAGCAGCGGACCGGGTGCCGTGCTGCTGCCGTCGAGCCTCGACGGCAAGGAGACCGCCGCTCGGCTCGCCGTCCGCCTGGAGTCAGGGCTGATCACCGACGCCGTCGACATCACCGCGGACCAGGACGGGCGGCCGGTCACCGAGCAGTCCGTGTTCGCGGCGACGTACCAGGTCACGGCGCATGTGACCGAGGGCGTGCCGGTCATCACGGTCAAGCCGAACGCCACCGCCCCCGAGCCCGCGCCTGCCACCCCCGTCGTGGAGAAGGTGGACGTCACCTTCGGTCCGACCGCCACGGCCACCCGTGTCCTGTCGCGCACGCCCCGCGTCGGCGGCGACCGCCCCGAGCTGACCGAGGCCGACGTCGTGGTCTCCGGAGGCCGGGGCGTGAACGGCGCCGAGAACTTCGCGATCATCGAGGCGCTGGCCGACTCCCTCGGCGCGGCCGTCGGCGCCTCGCGGGCCGCGGTGGACGCCGGCTGGTATCCGCACAGCCACCAGGTCGGCCAGACGGGAACCCAGGTCTCCCCGCAGCTGTACGTCGCCGCAGGGATCTCCGGGGCGATCCAGCACCGGGCGGGCATGCAGACCTCGAAGACCATCGTCGCCGTCAACAAGGACGCGGACGCCCCGATCTTCGAGCTCGCCGACTACGGCGTCGTAGGCGATCTCTTCAAGGTGCTGCCGCAGTTGGTCGAGGAGATCGACCGGCGGCGCGGCTGA
- a CDS encoding amidohydrolase family protein produces MTKIWVNSGDSHVMEPDDLWTEALPPRLADRAPRSERGEKYEVLYIDGERIDRQLNDFMDAMRPPGAKDLDVRLKDLDQEGVWSQLAFPSMGFWLVSITERELARETVRAWNDWAHSEILGKNKRVITPACVSTADIGDAVAEVERVAELGFKSVFLPCSTRPGEEYALDRWEPLWTAAERAGVVLAFHIGTGGENVVFRGPGGAVVNYMETTYPGMRVVAHMVAGGALDRHPDLKILIAEGGAGWVPAIGDRMDEAYRQHGMFVRPKLSRLPSEIIRQQVYASFQHDKSSVEVVEATGYYNVMWGDDYPHLEGTYGHTQSTLHELFEGVDDKIRERVTRGTFNELFSPPEQTPEEAAV; encoded by the coding sequence ATGACGAAGATCTGGGTCAACTCGGGAGACTCCCATGTGATGGAGCCCGACGACCTGTGGACCGAGGCCCTGCCGCCGCGTCTCGCCGACCGGGCGCCACGCAGTGAGCGCGGCGAGAAGTACGAAGTGCTCTACATCGACGGCGAGCGCATCGACCGCCAGCTCAACGACTTCATGGACGCCATGCGCCCTCCGGGCGCCAAGGATCTCGACGTACGCCTCAAGGACCTGGACCAGGAGGGCGTCTGGAGCCAACTGGCCTTTCCCTCCATGGGGTTCTGGCTGGTATCGATCACCGAGCGGGAGCTGGCCCGGGAGACCGTGCGGGCCTGGAACGACTGGGCGCACTCCGAGATCCTCGGCAAGAACAAGCGCGTCATCACACCCGCCTGCGTCTCCACGGCCGACATCGGCGACGCGGTCGCCGAGGTCGAGCGCGTGGCGGAGCTCGGCTTCAAGTCGGTGTTCCTGCCGTGCTCCACGCGGCCCGGCGAGGAGTACGCGCTGGACCGCTGGGAGCCGCTGTGGACCGCCGCCGAGCGAGCAGGGGTGGTGCTCGCCTTCCACATCGGCACCGGCGGCGAGAACGTCGTCTTCCGCGGTCCCGGCGGCGCGGTCGTCAACTACATGGAGACGACCTACCCGGGCATGCGCGTGGTGGCCCACATGGTCGCGGGCGGCGCCCTGGACCGCCACCCCGACCTGAAGATCCTCATCGCCGAGGGCGGCGCCGGGTGGGTGCCGGCGATCGGCGACCGGATGGACGAGGCCTACCGCCAGCACGGCATGTTCGTACGGCCGAAGCTGAGCCGGCTGCCGAGCGAGATCATCCGGCAGCAGGTGTACGCCTCCTTCCAGCACGACAAGAGCTCCGTGGAGGTCGTGGAGGCGACGGGCTATTACAACGTGATGTGGGGCGACGACTACCCTCACCTCGAGGGCACGTACGGCCACACCCAGTCGACGCTGCACGAGCTCTTCGAGGGCGTGGACGACAAGATCCGTGAGCGGGTCACCCGCGGCACCTTCAACGAACTCTTCAGCCCGCCGGAGCAGACCCCCGAAGAGGCCGCCGTCTGA
- a CDS encoding bifunctional acetate--CoA ligase family protein/GNAT family N-acetyltransferase, with amino-acid sequence MTRHPEAPASPASPASPEYPEDLEQPGLVRTGRSTFIRPIRPDDADRLVDFVGRLSRATLAFRSLGPVVRARDEVIRRGAHVDYLNELALVALAGDDIVGLVRYLRDAQRPDHAEVTFTIRDDHQSEGFGRLLLEHIAAAARDRGIRVLEADLLADNVRMINVFLGSGYRVETGPPGQIIHFDIAIDPQAEAVARAERREHTAVRRSLRPLLEPRSVAVVGANRSPLTIGHELVANLLRGGFPGGVFPVNPHADEIAGARAYPSIRELPEPPDLVLVAVRAEAVPGVVRECAEVGVKAVVVVSTGFGETGPAGRAAELELARFARASGMRLVGPNCMGVVNTSSGARLAATFSPALPAPGRVAMSSQSGPLGLTVLDLARRLRLGFSGFVSVGHSVDVSTNDLLQWWDEDPGTSVILLHVEHFGDPRRFARIARRVAPRKPIVAVHPGHADTAVDSLFAQSGVIRTRSLQELFDVALLLSHQPPPPGNRVAVLTNAGGPAALTVGACAASGLRVATLGDRTRQTLRSALAPQAEVANPVDLTPMATAAHYRQALDAVLADDEVDAAIVLFMPPLADKADEVASAILDAASAQPSKPVVTSFLGGAGVADLLRRGELVVPTYAFPESAAASLGHAAAYEAWRSRPAGFVPDLDGIDTDRARALLAGLSAGAVPASVARELLECYGIDVRDEAGSGPGRDAFLRVDADPVFGPVVAFGLTGDYADLMADVAYRVTPLSDRDAREMIRSLRAAPLLDGRVGGRGVDLAALEETVLRISAMVEDLPEIEAMDLRPIRLSPPGEGVAVTRAEIRLCEPKSREAV; translated from the coding sequence ATGACCCGCCATCCAGAAGCTCCCGCATCTCCCGCATCCCCCGCTTCTCCCGAATATCCCGAGGATCTGGAACAGCCGGGGCTCGTACGGACCGGCCGGTCGACGTTCATCCGTCCCATCCGGCCGGACGACGCCGACCGGTTGGTCGACTTCGTCGGCCGGCTGTCGCGGGCGACTCTGGCGTTCCGTTCCCTCGGCCCGGTGGTCCGGGCCCGGGACGAGGTCATCCGGCGCGGCGCGCACGTCGACTACCTCAACGAGCTGGCCCTCGTCGCCCTGGCCGGCGACGACATCGTCGGCCTGGTCCGCTATCTGCGCGACGCCCAACGGCCGGACCACGCCGAGGTGACGTTCACGATCCGGGACGACCACCAGAGCGAGGGCTTCGGTCGGCTGCTGCTCGAGCACATCGCCGCGGCGGCGCGTGACCGTGGGATCCGGGTCCTGGAAGCGGACCTACTCGCCGACAACGTACGCATGATCAATGTGTTCCTCGGCTCCGGCTACCGGGTCGAGACCGGCCCGCCCGGCCAGATCATCCACTTCGACATCGCCATCGACCCGCAGGCCGAAGCCGTCGCCCGCGCCGAGCGTCGCGAGCACACGGCCGTACGACGCTCCCTGCGGCCCCTGCTCGAACCGCGCTCCGTCGCGGTCGTCGGCGCCAACCGCAGCCCGCTCACCATCGGCCACGAACTCGTGGCCAACCTGCTGCGCGGCGGCTTCCCTGGCGGCGTGTTCCCCGTCAACCCGCACGCGGACGAGATCGCCGGGGCACGGGCCTACCCCAGCATCCGGGAGCTGCCCGAGCCTCCTGATCTGGTGCTGGTCGCCGTACGGGCCGAGGCCGTCCCCGGAGTCGTACGGGAGTGTGCGGAGGTCGGCGTCAAGGCGGTGGTTGTCGTATCCACAGGCTTCGGAGAGACGGGTCCCGCCGGACGCGCGGCCGAGCTGGAGCTGGCCCGGTTCGCGCGGGCCTCCGGGATGCGACTGGTGGGCCCGAACTGCATGGGCGTGGTCAACACCAGCTCCGGGGCACGGCTGGCCGCGACCTTCTCGCCCGCCCTGCCCGCGCCCGGCCGGGTCGCGATGTCCAGCCAGTCCGGACCGCTCGGCCTCACCGTGCTGGACCTGGCCCGGCGGCTGCGCCTCGGCTTCTCCGGTTTCGTGTCGGTCGGGCACTCCGTCGACGTGTCGACCAACGACCTCCTCCAGTGGTGGGACGAGGACCCCGGCACCTCGGTGATCCTGCTGCACGTCGAGCACTTCGGCGATCCGCGCCGGTTCGCCCGTATCGCCCGCAGAGTGGCCCCGCGCAAGCCGATCGTCGCGGTCCATCCCGGGCACGCGGACACGGCCGTCGACTCCCTGTTCGCGCAGTCCGGGGTGATCCGCACCCGGAGCCTCCAGGAACTGTTCGACGTCGCCCTGCTGTTGTCGCATCAACCTCCCCCGCCCGGCAACCGGGTCGCCGTGCTGACGAATGCGGGCGGCCCCGCCGCACTAACGGTCGGCGCCTGCGCGGCGAGTGGCCTGCGGGTCGCCACGCTCGGCGACCGCACCCGTCAGACACTCCGTTCGGCGCTCGCCCCGCAGGCGGAGGTCGCCAACCCGGTCGACCTCACCCCGATGGCCACCGCCGCGCACTACCGGCAAGCACTGGACGCCGTACTCGCCGACGACGAAGTGGACGCCGCGATCGTGCTGTTCATGCCTCCGCTGGCGGACAAGGCCGACGAGGTGGCGTCCGCGATCCTCGACGCCGCGTCGGCCCAGCCGTCGAAACCGGTGGTGACCAGTTTCCTCGGCGGCGCGGGCGTCGCCGATCTGCTGCGCCGGGGCGAACTGGTCGTACCGACCTACGCGTTCCCCGAGTCGGCCGCCGCCTCGCTCGGCCATGCGGCGGCGTACGAGGCATGGCGGAGCCGCCCGGCCGGTTTCGTACCGGACCTCGACGGCATCGACACGGACCGGGCGCGGGCGCTGCTCGCCGGACTGTCCGCGGGTGCGGTTCCGGCGTCCGTGGCGCGGGAGTTGCTGGAGTGCTACGGGATCGACGTACGGGACGAAGCGGGATCCGGCCCCGGCCGGGACGCGTTCCTGCGCGTCGACGCCGACCCCGTCTTCGGACCGGTGGTCGCTTTCGGACTCACCGGCGACTACGCCGACCTGATGGCGGACGTCGCGTACCGCGTCACTCCGCTCAGCGACCGCGACGCCCGCGAGATGATCCGTTCGCTGCGGGCGGCACCGCTGCTGGACGGCCGCGTGGGTGGCCGGGGTGTGGATCTGGCAGCCCTCGAAGAGACCGTGCTGCGGATCTCCGCGATGGTCGAGGACCTCCCGGAAATCGAGGCGATGGACCTGCGGCCGATACGGCTCTCGCCTCCTGGAGAAGGGGTCGCCGTCACCCGGGCGGAGATCCGACTGTGCGAACCGAAGAGCCGTGAGGCGGTCTGA
- a CDS encoding SDR family oxidoreductase encodes MSQGVVDDRVVVVTGAGNGIGRAHALAFAAQGARVVVNDLGGSRDGGGASAGPAQTVVDEITAAGGKAVANTDDISSWDGAAHLVQQAVDAFGGLDVLVNNAGILRDRMIVSMTEQDWDSVVAVHLKGSFATLHHAAAYWRERAKAGHQNDARVINTTSPSGIFGNPGQSNYGSAKAGLASLTIIAAAELARYGVTVNAIAPTALTRLTEDIEMMKRAAETQDLTPEAISPLVVWLGSAASREVTGRVFGVMGNRITVLEGWVNGPGASAESRWTPEELSSVVPNLVAKAAPNADALGNRNGTA; translated from the coding sequence ATGTCGCAAGGAGTGGTCGACGACCGCGTCGTGGTCGTCACCGGAGCCGGCAACGGAATCGGCCGAGCCCACGCGCTGGCCTTCGCCGCGCAGGGCGCAAGGGTCGTGGTCAACGACCTCGGCGGCTCGCGCGACGGCGGGGGCGCCTCGGCCGGCCCCGCCCAGACCGTGGTCGACGAGATCACCGCGGCCGGCGGCAAGGCGGTGGCCAACACCGACGACATCTCGTCCTGGGACGGTGCCGCGCACCTCGTCCAGCAGGCCGTCGACGCCTTCGGCGGCCTGGACGTCCTGGTCAACAACGCGGGCATCCTCCGCGACCGGATGATCGTCTCGATGACCGAACAGGACTGGGACAGCGTGGTCGCCGTCCACCTCAAGGGCAGCTTCGCCACCCTGCACCACGCGGCGGCGTACTGGCGCGAGCGCGCCAAGGCCGGGCACCAGAACGACGCCCGCGTCATCAACACGACGTCCCCGTCCGGCATCTTCGGCAACCCCGGCCAGTCGAACTACGGCTCGGCCAAGGCCGGTCTCGCCAGCCTCACCATCATCGCCGCCGCCGAACTCGCCCGCTACGGAGTGACGGTCAACGCCATCGCACCGACCGCCCTCACCCGGCTGACCGAGGACATCGAGATGATGAAACGGGCCGCCGAGACACAGGACCTGACCCCGGAGGCCATCTCGCCGCTCGTGGTGTGGCTGGGTTCCGCGGCCTCCCGCGAGGTCACCGGCCGGGTCTTCGGCGTGATGGGCAACCGCATCACCGTCCTGGAGGGCTGGGTCAACGGCCCCGGCGCCAGCGCCGAGTCCCGCTGGACACCCGAGGAATTGTCCTCCGTCGTCCCGAACCTCGTGGCCAAGGCGGCACCGAACGCCGACGCCCTGGGCAACCGCAACGGCACGGCGTGA